The DNA sequence TTAAAAATTTTCTCCATTTCTTTTCATATTCCTCAAGATTTGGATTTTCAAAATTGTCTATAGTATTTGAGGCAATTTTCGCACAAGAAAATCCATATACTAATCCTCCTCCTGTATAAGGCTTAATTTGTCCTGCAGAATCTCCACAAAGAAATACTCTTTTTGTTATAGTTTTTTTAATTGGGAAATAAGGAATTAATGCGGCTTTTATATCTTTATAAGGAATTTTTTTTTCTTTTAAAAATATTTCTAACTTTTCTCTTGGATTTTTATCTTTTTTTAAAGCTATGCCCCATTCAACTGATTTTTTTCTTGGTATTTTCCACGCAAAAAAACCTGAAAATTTTTTTGAAAAGAAAAGCTCAACAAAATCTTCTTTGACATCTTTCTTCTTTTCGGAAAAAACGATTAATCCTAATAATAATTTTTTTTGTTGTGGTAAATTTACATTCCTAGCTATTAAAGAAACCGCTCCATCACAGCCAGCAAGAATTTTCCCCCTAAAAATACTGCCTGTAGTAGATGAAATTTCTACAAAATCTTCTTTCTCAGAAATATTTGAAATGCTTTCCTCTGTTAATATTTTAACACCATATTTTTCTGCTTCTTCTTTTAAATAAATGTCAAATTTATTTCTATCAAAAAGAAACGCCTTACCCTTAAAAAAGAAGGGAGATTTTTCTATCCATAATTTTGCTCCGTTTATTTCCTTCTCAAGAAAAAATCCAAAGTCGTCTTTGGGAATATAATTTAAAATATTAGAAGAAACAAGTCCCGAACAAAGCTTTTGTCCAATTTCTTTTTTTCTCTCAAGAAGTAAAACAGATTTACCTTTTTTGGCAAATTCTTTAGACAAAAAAAGACCAACAGCTCCTCCGCCAACAACAATAAGATCATGCATAATGACTTACTTAGAATTTATGTGTAATTTCTATCCATATTGGACCTGGAATAAATTTAATATCTTTTCCGTTCTTGTCATAAAAAGAAAGTTTGCCCGATGAAGATCTTTTACGCCATTTGCCGTCTACCACTTTTCCAGATTTATATATTTTTGCACTACCGCTCCCAATAACTTTTGCATCAGCCACGCCTGGAGAAAGAACTCCTATTTTTGTTTTCATTAAAACAACATTTTTAGCATAAGCTTGTTTTCCGGTATTTGCATCAATTGCTTTTTGTCCTCGCCAAGACCTTAAATAATTGCCTGTTTTATAGTCATAAACATATTCTACTGTGTAATTATAATTGATTTTAATAGATTGCTTTGTTTTACGATTCTTAACTTTTCTTTGCCAAAACTCATAACCGCTAAATCTATTTCTCCTCCTCATTTTTTTATCCCTCATTGCTAATCGCAGCTTATGAATTGTTGAAAAACCATTATGAGGAGCATATCTGCCATATTTTCTAAAAAAAGCTCCGGAAGGATTTACCATTGCATTAAGCCAGTCTAGGCCAATCTTTTCTATTCTTTCAAAAGCTGATCTAGATCCTCCCCACGACGCTAACACTACATCAAAGCCAAGTGCAATATCGGCCATATAAGGCCTAACAGATCTTATGGATCCTACCTCCTTTGGAGATTTACATTGAAAAATAGCAAGAAGTCTTGTAACTCCTCCGGCATTTGCTACAGGCCACTCTATCACAATATCTGCTTCAGAAATTCCCGATAAAGGCATTGTCTCTGGATATTGAGCAAGGATTACACCAACTGCTCTTTTCTTATTATTTTCACAGGATATCCCAGAGAAAGGACTAATGTTCTTTTCCCTCACTTCTTCTACTACTAATTTAGTTTCTTTTCCAATAGAAGAAAAATCTTTACCTTGCTTAAAATAAACAAAAAAGGCAAAAGATATAAAAACTAAAATAATACCAAAACCACCTAAAATCTGTGTTTGTTTTCTTGAGAAACGATAAAAAAGTATTTTTTTTATATTCATGAATTAAATTTTTTGGCAAGTGGGGCAAAAATGCGCCGAACGACCACCTATTTTTTCTCTTTTTATTTTACCATTACATTTAGGGCATCTCTCGCCCTCCCTTCTATAAACTTTTCTCTTGCTATCAAAATTTCCTTTTTTACCACTAGGTATTCTGTAATCTGAAAAACTCTCGCCTTTTAATTTAACGCCTAATTTTAAAATTTTTTTTGTAGAATTAAAAATTCTCCTTAATTCATCCTCTTCCAATTCTACACTATTTTTAAAAGGATTAATTTTTGCGTCAAACAATATCTCATCTGAATAAATATTACCAATCCCAGAAATAATTTCTTGATTCATTAAAACCTGTTTTATCTTACCTTTCTTACTTTTAATTTTTTTATTAAAATCTCTAAAATTAACTGCTAAAGCATCGGGACCTAATTTTTTAAGTTCCTCAAGGGAATTAATTTCTTCTTTTGTACCAAAAATCACTTTAGCAAACTTTCGTAAATCAGATAAAGCAACCATGCCTCCATTTTCAAGAAAAAAAAATAAATGGATAAACCTATTCATCGGATCTTCAAGGTGCTTATTTTTAAATGGGATCCACGATTCTTTTTCTTTTTTCCATTCTCCGAATAAAAGATGCCCTGTCATTTTCTGATGAATTAAAACAGCTCGATTTTTATCGAGCTCAATTATAATATTCTTTCCTTTTCTTGTAATATTTCTTATTTTCCTCTGTTTTATATTCTTTTTTAAAAGAGAGAAACTCGGTCTTTTAATTATCTTTGGCGTATCAGTCCAAACATCAA is a window from the Candidatus Paceibacterota bacterium genome containing:
- a CDS encoding NAD(P)/FAD-dependent oxidoreductase, encoding MHDLIVVGGGAVGLFLSKEFAKKGKSVLLLERKKEIGQKLCSGLVSSNILNYIPKDDFGFFLEKEINGAKLWIEKSPFFFKGKAFLFDRNKFDIYLKEEAEKYGVKILTEESISNISEKEDFVEISSTTGSIFRGKILAGCDGAVSLIARNVNLPQQKKLLLGLIVFSEKKKDVKEDFVELFFSKKFSGFFAWKIPRKKSVEWGIALKKDKNPREKLEIFLKEKKIPYKDIKAALIPYFPIKKTITKRVFLCGDSAGQIKPYTGGGLVYGFSCAKIASNTIDNFENPNLEEYEKKWRKFLMKEIRTGDLFRKFYSLPNFAKKIGLSLIRTRQKLDQDKPTSIFRF
- a CDS encoding DUF3048 domain-containing protein gives rise to the protein MNIKKILFYRFSRKQTQILGGFGIILVFISFAFFVYFKQGKDFSSIGKETKLVVEEVREKNISPFSGISCENNKKRAVGVILAQYPETMPLSGISEADIVIEWPVANAGGVTRLLAIFQCKSPKEVGSIRSVRPYMADIALGFDVVLASWGGSRSAFERIEKIGLDWLNAMVNPSGAFFRKYGRYAPHNGFSTIHKLRLAMRDKKMRRRNRFSGYEFWQRKVKNRKTKQSIKINYNYTVEYVYDYKTGNYLRSWRGQKAIDANTGKQAYAKNVVLMKTKIGVLSPGVADAKVIGSGSAKIYKSGKVVDGKWRKRSSSGKLSFYDKNGKDIKFIPGPIWIEITHKF
- the mutM gene encoding DNA-formamidopyrimidine glycosylase encodes the protein MPELPEVETTVRELKKKIIGKKIIDVWTDTPKIIKRPSFSLLKKNIKQRKIRNITRKGKNIIIELDKNRAVLIHQKMTGHLLFGEWKKEKESWIPFKNKHLEDPMNRFIHLFFFLENGGMVALSDLRKFAKVIFGTKEEINSLEELKKLGPDALAVNFRDFNKKIKSKKGKIKQVLMNQEIISGIGNIYSDEILFDAKINPFKNSVELEEDELRRIFNSTKKILKLGVKLKGESFSDYRIPSGKKGNFDSKRKVYRREGERCPKCNGKIKREKIGGRSAHFCPTCQKI